The sequence TTCCCCGGCCGAGCGGCCGGTGAGGGTGCCCGTGGGGACGGGGACGCACCCTCACCGGCTTTTCGCCGTCCGGGCGTCAGGCCGGCCGCAGGCGGAACGCCGGGCAGACGTGCCGGATGCCTTGAGCGTGATCTTCACGCCCTTGGCGTCGGCCTCGCCCACGTAGGTGCCTTCCAGTTCCCCCGTGGTCGCGGAGGCGGCCTGCTTGCTTATGAGGCCTCGACGGCCGTGGACGCGGAGGAACAGGAGGTCAGGGGGGACAGCAGAGCCAGCACGGCGGCGGCCGTCAGCAGGCGCGCACGCCTTGCCGGGATGTGGACTCGTGACACTGGCCTACTTTCCTTCCGCCGGAATGCGTTCCGTCCGGACGATCTCCTGCTTGCACAACAACACGAGCAACGAGTCGTTCCTGCACTACGTCGGCTACTACGACTGGCTCGAGAAGTTCAACCGCGATGAAGGCGCCTTCTCGTCCGTGGGGGGGCACCTCCGGTTCCGCGGGCCGAAATCCCCGTGAGCGGCGGCCGGGTGTGCCGTAGCGTGCCCCGCATGACGACGACGGACACCGCCGCCCACGACCCCGGAGCCCACCCCCGGTTCGCCGAAGCGCTGCGGGCGCTCGGGCTGGACGGCCTCCTCGCCCGCACCCGCCGCTTCCCGGAGGCCACCCGGACCGCGGCCGAGGCCGCCGCCGCGATCGGGTGCGAGCCGGACCGGATCTGCAAGTCCCTGGTCTTCGCCGCCGACGGGGTGCCGGTGCTGGTGCTGATGGACGGGGCCTCGCGGGTGGACGTGGAGCGGGTGCGGGAGGAACTGGGCGCCGGGGAGGTCGGCCGGGCCGACGCGCGGGTCGTGCGGGAGACCACCGGGTACGCCATCGGCGGGGTGCCGCCCTTCGGGCACCGTACGCGCACCCGGGTCCTCGCCGACCGCGCTCTGCTGGAGCACGACCTGGTGTGGGCGGCGGCCGGGACGCCGTACACCGTCTTCCCCGTGGCGCCGCGGGACCTCCTGCTGTACGCGGGCGCCACCGTCGCCGACGTGCGCGAGCGCACCGCCTGACGCCGCCGACATGACGGGCCGGGGTGGCAGGGCGCACCCTGGAAGCAGCGATTCTCGGAGGTGGTGGTGATGATGCACACCGCTGTCGGATGGCACGTCGAGCTGGAGTTCAAGGAGGAGGACGACCTGCACACGCGCGCGGCGGCCCTGGTGCGTCTGCCCGACGGCACCGAGGTACGGGCGCACGGCCGGGCCAGCAGGCACCAGGTCGACGCGAACCAGCCCCGGGTCGGCGAGGAGATCGCCGGCGCCCGCGCCCTGAACGAGCTGGCCATGCGGCTGCTGACCAAGGCCCACGAGGAGATCGACTCGGCGTCCGGACGGACCTCGCACCCGATCCACGTCTGACCCGCGCCCGGCGTGCGCCGGGCGCGTGCGCGGATCAGGCGAGCGCCGTGCGGACGGCCCGCACCAGCGCCTGCGCCCTCGGGTCCGCCGTCACGCCGGCGCGGAAGCCGTTGGTGACGTAGCCGAAGGCGATGCCGGACTCCGGGTCGGCGAAGGCGAGGGCGCCGCCGCGGCCGGGGTGGCCGAAGGAGCCGGGGGAGAGCAGCGGGGACGCGGCGCCGTGCAGCATGTAGCCGAGGCCGAAGCGGGTGCCGGCCACCAGCACCCGGTCCGGCCCGGCGGACCGCTCGGCGCGGGCCAGCTCCATGGTGTCCTGGGTGAACAGGCGCCTGCCGCCGTCCACCTCGCCGATCAGCGCGGCGTAGAAGCGGGCCAGGCCGTCGGCCGTGGCGATGCCGTTGGAGGCGGGCAGGGCGGCGGCCCGGTAGCCGGGGTCGTTCTCGTCCGGCAGCGGGGTGATCGCGGCGAAGGCGCGGCGGGTGAGGGAGTCGGGGTCGGCGTAGGCCTCGGCCATCGCGCGCTTGGGCCGGATCCTCGGTCCGCCCGCCGTCTCGGGCGCCTCGGCCGGCCCGACCCGGCCCGCCCGCGCCCGCTCCGCCTCCGGCAGCCCGAGCCACAGCTCCGCGCCGACGGGCCCGGCGATCTCCTCGGCGATCCACGCGCCCACCGGGCGGCCGGTGACCCGGCGGAGCAGTTCGCCGGTGAGCCAGCTGTAGGTCTGGGCGTGGTAGCCGTGGTCCGTGCCCGGCTCCCACACCGGCGCCTGGGCGGCGACGGCCGCGGCGCCGAGGTCGGGGTCGGCGGCCTCGGCCGGGGTCAGCGGACGGTCCAGCACGGGCACGCCCGCCCGGTGCGCCAGCAGGTGCCACACCCGTGTGCGGTCCTTGCCGGCCGCCTTGAACTCGGGCCAGTACGTGCCGACGGGCGCGTCCAGGTCCAGTTCGCCGCGCTGGTGCAGGAGCAGCAGGGCGGCGGCGGCCACGCCCTTGGTGGCCGAGCGCACGACCTGCGCGGTGCCGGGCTCCCAGGGCGCCGCGCCGGCCCCGCCGTCGATGTCCCGGCTGCCGGCCCACAGGTGCACCACCCGGTGACCGTCGCGGTAGACCGTGACGGCCGCGCCGCGCTCGCCGAGCCGCGCGAAGTTCGCGGCGAACGCCTCCCCGACCGGCTCGAAGCCCCCGGCCACTGTGCCGTTCACGTCCACGTCCGCCGTCCCTTCCGATCGCCTGCGACAGTGGGTGCAACCGGGGGTGCGCACCTGCGATTCCTCGGCGGGATCAGCCCGGCGGAATCGTTACATCGGCGTTGCCCGGGATGGTGGTGGAACGGTGCGTCACGCGCCCGTGGTCACGGACCTCGGGTCGAAGCCGAACGGCAGCTCCAGCCGGTGCGCCCGCATCAGCCCGTCGTCGGACAGCAGCTCCGCGGTGGGGCCGTCCGCCGCGATCACGCCGTCGCTGAGGATCAGGGCGCGCGGGCACAGCTCCAGCGCGTACGGCAGGTCGTGCGTGACCATGAGGACCGTCACGTCCAGGGAGCGCAGGATGTCGGCGAGTTCCCGGCGGGAGGCCGGGTCCAGGTTGGACGACGGCTCGTCCAGGACCAGGATCTCCGGCTCCATGGCGAGCACGGTGGCCACCGCGACCCGGCGGCGCTGCCCGAAGGACAGGTGGTGCGGCGGCCGGTCGGCGAAGTCCTGCATCCCGACCAGCTCCAGCGCGGTGCGCACCCGCTCCCGGAGCGCGGCTCCCTTGATCCCGGCGGCGGCCGGACCGAACGCCACGTCCTCCCGCACGGTCGGCATGAACAGCTGGTCGTCCGGGTCCTGGAAGACGATGCCGACCTTCTGCCGGATCGCGGCCATGTGCTGCCTGCCGACGGGCAGCCCGGCCACGGTCACCGTGCCCGTGCCGCCGCTCAGGATGCCGTTGAGGTGCAGCACCAGGGTGGTCTTGCCGGCGCCGTTGGGGCCGAGCAGGGCGACCCGTTCGCCGCGCGCGATGGTGAAGTCCACGCCGAACAGCGCCTGGTGTCCGTCCGGGTAGGCGAAGGCGAGGCCGGAGACCTCCAGAGAAGCAGTCACAGGAACCATCCCAGCAGACAGACGACGAGGGCGGCGCAGGGGAGTGCGAGGGCGTGCCGCCACTGGGCGCCGGAGGCGGTCACCTCGTCGATGACCGGCATCGATCCGGCGTACCCGCGGCTGACCATGGCCAGGTGCACCCGCTCCCCGCGTTCGTAGGAGCGGATGAACAGCGCGCCGGCGGACTTGGCGAGCACGCCCCAGTGCCGCACGCCCTTCGCCTCGAAGCCGCGCGACTCCCGGGCGATCCGCATCCGGCGCATCTCGTCGGTGATGACGTCGCCGTAGCGGATCATGAAGGAGGCGATCTGCACGAGCAGCGGCGGCAGCTTCAGCCGTTGCAGGCCCAGCAGCAGTTCGCGCAGCTCGGTGGTGGCGGCCAGCAGCACGGAGGCGGCGACGCCGAGGGTGCCCTTGGCGAGCACGTTCCAGGCGCCCCACAGCCCGTTCACGCTGAGCGAGAGCCCGAGGACGTGCACCCGCTCGCCCTCCGCCACGAACGGCATGAGCACCGCGAACGTCACGAACGGCACCTCGATCAGCAGCCGCCTGAGCAGGAATCCTACGGGCACGCGCGCGTGGTACGCGACGGAGGCGAGCAGGACGGCGTAGACCGCGAACGCCCACATCGCCTCGCGCGGGGTCGACACCACGACCACCACGAACAGGAACGCGGCGGCGAGCTTGGTGTGCGGCGGCAGCCCGTGCACGGGCGAGTGCCCGTGCCGGTACAGCCGGTGCGCGTGGCCGGCACCCACGTCAGACGCTCGTGTTCACGGGCGAGGCGTCGTCGGTGCGCCGCCGGCGCAGCGCCCAGAACACCGCGCTGCCCGCGACGACGGTGACGCCGACGCCGATGACGCCCGCGAGACCGCCGGACAGCCGGGCGTCGGCGATGTCCTTCACGCCGTAGTCGGCCAGCGGCGAGTCGGCCGCGGCGTGCTGCTCCTCCTTCTTGTCGATCCCCTTGTCGTGCGCGACCTTCTCCAGGCCGTCGGGGTTGGCGGAGGCGTAGAAGCTGACGAAGCCGGCCAGCACCAGGGAGGTGACGAGGCCGGTCACCCACAGCGTGCGCCGCGAGGTGCGCGCCGCCGCGGGCGCCGGGACGGCGGGCTCGGCCGCGGGGGCGTCCACCAGGGCACCGTTCACCCGCAGCCGGAGCCGCTGGCGCAGGCCGCGCGCGCCGTGCACCAGGTCGGGCCGGACGGCGACGACGGCGCCGACCGTGAGCGCGGTGATGACCGCCTCGCCGATGCCGATGAGCACGTGCACGCCGATCATCGCGGTGGCGACCTTGCCGATGGAGACGTCCGTGGTGCCGCCGACGGCGTAGATCAGGGTGAAGGCGACCGCGGCGGCGGGCACGGACACCAGCGCGGCGACGAAGGAGGCCACCGTCACCGAGCGCCGCTTGCGGGGCAGCACGGCGAGCAGGCCGCGGAAGACGGCGTAGGACACGACGGTGGTGACGAGCGCCATGTCGGTGATGTTCACGCCGAGCGCGGTGAGGCCGCCGTCGGCGAACAGCACGCCCTGCATCAACAGCACCACGGACACGCACAGCACGGCCGTGTACGGCCCGACGAGGATCGCGGCCAGGGCTCCGCCCAGCAGATGTCCGCTGGTCCCGGCCGCGACCGGGAAGTTCAGCATCTGCACGGCGAAGATGAACGCCGCGACCAGACCCGCCAGCGGCGCGGTGCGCTCGTCCAGCTCGCGGCGGGCACCGC comes from Streptomyces sp. SCL15-4 and encodes:
- a CDS encoding YbaK/EbsC family protein, which encodes MTTTDTAAHDPGAHPRFAEALRALGLDGLLARTRRFPEATRTAAEAAAAIGCEPDRICKSLVFAADGVPVLVLMDGASRVDVERVREELGAGEVGRADARVVRETTGYAIGGVPPFGHRTRTRVLADRALLEHDLVWAAAGTPYTVFPVAPRDLLLYAGATVADVRERTA
- a CDS encoding DUF1876 domain-containing protein — encoded protein: MMHTAVGWHVELEFKEEDDLHTRAAALVRLPDGTEVRAHGRASRHQVDANQPRVGEEIAGARALNELAMRLLTKAHEEIDSASGRTSHPIHV
- a CDS encoding serine hydrolase domain-containing protein yields the protein MDVNGTVAGGFEPVGEAFAANFARLGERGAAVTVYRDGHRVVHLWAGSRDIDGGAGAAPWEPGTAQVVRSATKGVAAAALLLLHQRGELDLDAPVGTYWPEFKAAGKDRTRVWHLLAHRAGVPVLDRPLTPAEAADPDLGAAAVAAQAPVWEPGTDHGYHAQTYSWLTGELLRRVTGRPVGAWIAEEIAGPVGAELWLGLPEAERARAGRVGPAEAPETAGGPRIRPKRAMAEAYADPDSLTRRAFAAITPLPDENDPGYRAAALPASNGIATADGLARFYAALIGEVDGGRRLFTQDTMELARAERSAGPDRVLVAGTRFGLGYMLHGAASPLLSPGSFGHPGRGGALAFADPESGIAFGYVTNGFRAGVTADPRAQALVRAVRTALA
- a CDS encoding ABC transporter ATP-binding protein; this translates as MVPVTASLEVSGLAFAYPDGHQALFGVDFTIARGERVALLGPNGAGKTTLVLHLNGILSGGTGTVTVAGLPVGRQHMAAIRQKVGIVFQDPDDQLFMPTVREDVAFGPAAAGIKGAALRERVRTALELVGMQDFADRPPHHLSFGQRRRVAVATVLAMEPEILVLDEPSSNLDPASRRELADILRSLDVTVLMVTHDLPYALELCPRALILSDGVIAADGPTAELLSDDGLMRAHRLELPFGFDPRSVTTGA
- the cbiQ gene encoding cobalt ECF transporter T component CbiQ, which codes for MGAGHAHRLYRHGHSPVHGLPPHTKLAAAFLFVVVVVSTPREAMWAFAVYAVLLASVAYHARVPVGFLLRRLLIEVPFVTFAVLMPFVAEGERVHVLGLSLSVNGLWGAWNVLAKGTLGVAASVLLAATTELRELLLGLQRLKLPPLLVQIASFMIRYGDVITDEMRRMRIARESRGFEAKGVRHWGVLAKSAGALFIRSYERGERVHLAMVSRGYAGSMPVIDEVTASGAQWRHALALPCAALVVCLLGWFL
- a CDS encoding energy-coupling factor ABC transporter permease, whose protein sequence is MHVPDGFIDAPTSAVTAVVAAGALAVSLRGARRELDERTAPLAGLVAAFIFAVQMLNFPVAAGTSGHLLGGALAAILVGPYTAVLCVSVVLLMQGVLFADGGLTALGVNITDMALVTTVVSYAVFRGLLAVLPRKRRSVTVASFVAALVSVPAAAVAFTLIYAVGGTTDVSIGKVATAMIGVHVLIGIGEAVITALTVGAVVAVRPDLVHGARGLRQRLRLRVNGALVDAPAAEPAVPAPAAARTSRRTLWVTGLVTSLVLAGFVSFYASANPDGLEKVAHDKGIDKKEEQHAAADSPLADYGVKDIADARLSGGLAGVIGVGVTVVAGSAVFWALRRRRTDDASPVNTSV